From Cloacibacillus sp., a single genomic window includes:
- a CDS encoding SDR family oxidoreductase produces the protein MKDTVIWTGAGQIGMAIARRIGYGKKIVVGDRSIGNAETMAKIMNEAGFDAVPVDMDLSSRESIMNLIAEARKYGEISDLINAAGVSPSQAPVETILKVDLYGTAVLLEEAGKVIKRGGAGVTISSQSGHRMPALTPEEDKLLATTPAEELLKLDILQPGNIRDTLHAYQMAKRCNVKRVMAEVVKWGERGARINSISPGIIVTPLALDEFNGPRGGFYKNMFAKCPAGRPGTADEVANAAELIMGPRGAFITGADFLIDGGATASFFYGPLNPEK, from the coding sequence ATGAAAGATACAGTAATCTGGACGGGTGCGGGACAAATCGGCATGGCGATAGCCAGGCGGATCGGATATGGCAAAAAGATCGTCGTCGGAGACAGAAGCATCGGGAACGCCGAAACGATGGCAAAAATCATGAACGAGGCGGGCTTCGACGCCGTCCCTGTGGATATGGATCTTTCCAGCCGCGAGTCGATCATGAACCTGATCGCGGAGGCACGCAAATACGGAGAGATATCCGATCTCATCAACGCGGCGGGGGTATCTCCGAGCCAGGCTCCCGTCGAGACAATATTGAAGGTTGACCTCTACGGGACGGCGGTCCTGCTTGAGGAGGCCGGTAAGGTAATCAAAAGGGGCGGCGCGGGAGTAACTATCTCCAGCCAGTCCGGCCACCGTATGCCGGCTCTTACGCCGGAAGAGGATAAACTGCTGGCGACGACGCCGGCGGAAGAGCTTTTGAAACTCGACATCCTTCAGCCAGGCAATATCCGCGACACGCTACACGCCTATCAGATGGCGAAAAGGTGCAATGTAAAGCGCGTAATGGCCGAGGTGGTCAAGTGGGGGGAGCGGGGCGCGCGTATAAATTCCATCTCGCCCGGCATCATCGTAACGCCGCTCGCGCTTGACGAATTCAACGGGCCGCGTGGCGGTTTCTACAAAAACATGTTCGCGAAGTGCCCGGCGGGGCGCCCAGGTACGGCGGATGAGGTGGCAAACGCAGCGGAGCTGATCATGGGGCCGCGGGGAGCCTTTATAACGGGCGCGGACTTCCTCATCGACGGAGGGGCGACGGCGTCGTTCTTCTACGGGCCGTTAAATCCTGAAAAATAG